A single window of Luteitalea sp. DNA harbors:
- a CDS encoding gfo/Idh/MocA family oxidoreductase encodes MDCRGTSRDTHAQGGQTPRVSRLDRRGQQGRGHSWSSVGSTFRSGEHISIPGRPSMRYPQITNITGGSPMGKAEVQRLGRRDFLKHATVATTAGWTIIKPGSVRGTPANSRLELGIIGSGGRGEFIGKLFEQHTNSKVVALHDYFADRVEALGGKLSVEAQARFTGLDGYRALLDRPIDAVAIESPPYFHPDQTIAALGAGKHVFLAKPIAVDVPGCLAIQEAARKAGDRLALLVDFQTRRDPLFREAAKRVHRGDIGAPVLGHVYYHAGRLNPKVPDGSPTARVRNWVFDKALSGDIIVEQNIHVIDVANWYLQGHPLKAQGTGGRKARVDVGDCWDHFVVTFSYPNDVLVDFSSAQFAKGYDDIRIRTYGAGGTVDSAYDGDVRITGDTAWPGGSTKGLYESGAVSNIKDFHAAVVNQQPLGDTLTPSVASNLTAILGRLAAYENRPVSWDEMLESPLEIDPKLDLPSDGPTRAA; translated from the coding sequence ATGGACTGTCGGGGGACGAGTCGAGACACGCACGCACAGGGAGGTCAGACGCCGCGTGTCAGTCGGCTTGATCGTCGAGGGCAGCAAGGACGGGGGCACTCGTGGTCCAGTGTAGGCTCGACCTTCAGGTCGGGCGAGCACATCAGCATACCCGGAAGGCCGAGCATGAGATATCCTCAGATTACAAATATCACAGGAGGTTCTCCCATGGGTAAGGCCGAAGTGCAGCGCCTTGGGCGTCGCGACTTCCTGAAGCACGCGACGGTGGCCACCACGGCCGGCTGGACCATTATCAAGCCAGGCTCGGTACGAGGAACCCCGGCGAACTCGCGGCTCGAGCTGGGCATCATCGGCAGCGGCGGTCGCGGGGAGTTCATCGGGAAGCTCTTCGAACAGCACACCAACAGCAAGGTCGTGGCGCTGCACGACTACTTCGCGGATCGGGTCGAAGCGCTTGGCGGCAAGCTGTCGGTGGAAGCGCAGGCGCGCTTTACCGGGCTCGACGGATACCGTGCGCTGCTCGATCGGCCAATCGACGCGGTCGCCATCGAGAGCCCGCCGTACTTCCATCCTGACCAGACGATTGCTGCCCTCGGGGCTGGCAAGCACGTGTTTCTCGCAAAGCCGATTGCCGTCGACGTTCCCGGCTGCTTGGCAATCCAAGAGGCGGCGCGCAAGGCCGGCGATCGCCTCGCGCTGCTCGTAGACTTCCAGACCCGCCGAGACCCTCTATTTCGTGAGGCAGCCAAGCGCGTGCACCGGGGCGACATTGGCGCACCTGTGCTGGGCCACGTCTACTATCACGCAGGACGCCTCAACCCAAAGGTCCCTGACGGGAGCCCGACCGCCCGCGTGCGGAACTGGGTATTCGACAAAGCGCTATCGGGCGACATCATCGTCGAGCAAAACATCCACGTGATTGATGTCGCGAACTGGTACCTGCAGGGGCATCCCTTGAAGGCCCAAGGCACTGGTGGCCGCAAGGCCCGCGTTGACGTCGGCGACTGCTGGGATCACTTCGTTGTCACGTTCAGCTATCCCAACGACGTGCTCGTCGACTTCAGCTCTGCGCAGTTCGCAAAGGGATACGACGACATCCGTATTCGCACGTACGGCGCGGGCGGCACGGTCGACTCCGCGTACGACGGGGACGTCCGCATCACGGGCGACACCGCCTGGCCCGGCGGCAGCACGAAGGGGCTCTACGAGAGCGGCGCGGTGAGCAATATCAAAGACTTTCACGCAGCCGTCGTTAATCAGCAACCGCTGGGTGACACGTTGACGCCAAGCGTCGCGAGCAACCTCACAGCGATCCTTGGGCGCCTTGCCGCGTACGAGAACCGACCCGTGAGCTGGGATGAGATGCTCGAGTCACCACTCGAGATCGACCCGAAGCTCGATCTTCCAAGCGATGGACCAACCAGGGCAGCGTAA